In Saccharomyces eubayanus strain FM1318 chromosome XV, whole genome shotgun sequence, a single window of DNA contains:
- the KEL1 gene encoding Kel1p: protein MAGFSFAKKFAHKKHGKTPSDASNSDQSREASLSTPPSEKFFTKQETPQKGRQFSQGNHPNANKTSSPPMFARKQQGESRIQPTAAPPQQRNVSGPSTTLYKQASMQKEYTVWNRIKLQNSPFPRYRHVASAYATDKNQIYVIGGLHDQSVYGDTWILSAFDDATKFSTTTIDISETTPPPRVGHAAVLCGNAFVVFGGDTHKVNREGLMDDDIYLLNVNSYKWTVPAPVGPRPLGRYGHKISIIATTQMKTKLYVFGGQFDDTYFNDLAVYDLSSFRRPDSHWDFLKPKTFTPPPMTNFTMISYDSKLWVFGGDTLEGLINDVFMYDPAKNDWSTIETSGEKPPPVQEHATVVYNDLMCVVGGKDEHDAYLNSVYFLNLKTHKWFKLPTYAAGIPQGRSGHSLTLLKNDKVLIMGGDKFDYARAEESDLHTSDFDMQRGTIIYTLDLTRIKDLCPGVMDVLNETTVNRNNSLELTTPVTPTSHQNRNLNMVSSAAQSSSAPSPAMRTPLDTDDVNRGIHNRGISAESQSQRPQVNSEYHPIGEANILTPYVPPENSQTPVMKTTSSKPFETPIIEKTPDISEPIEPTNGHQRTISSNYRNNLTPSTQIKTSSSPVVETLLSSNTKTLQNSYTEETEIHADNASLIDSTLPSEQQINGNNLRALVTGKTEDAANVVADDDDEIGVAQMASSPSKDQFKINHYNESLELSKNDTKIDKLSEPVDIMIKKSDNVEYDSEAANRDIETDHHDIETSRKRDVVALITEASSNVKIEKSKNSIEATKIPESKENAPEVVDRALFERLRSELQTLNNITHEKALEAGTHIKELETELWRLKSQNSTGVSKEIDELDSVRLQSKCELLEADNHSLEDKVNELEALINSKFLDMENLNEILQFQNERIKLLELEPNHKEKLEKLQIEYENLRRENERLKNESKQHNEDIIKQVTSYSSQLALLINHWKENKVNSSFLSSSSSLLSVSSNQEENGEKSIKNEGEPYSDQNRHHRVVISKLTNRLDDLLEKSQELTVSKEKLSSEYHALKMEHSSLSQDVLVKENEIKKIQNDYRESISSVNNASKALVVSQRELEKYKSLNKKLIDELDELKFKHGHGNRNSEDGFESTNEGSNDASNNNNIRENQFNIKINDLKAELFITNQERDNLKSEVLELKKRLLNLENGTNDVNENDGSNLL, encoded by the coding sequence ATGGCCGGATTCAGCTTCGCCAAGAAGTTTGCTCATAAAAAGCATGGGAAGACACCTTCTGATGCATCCAACTCTGACCAATCTAGAGAAGCTTCGCTGTCAACTCCTCCGAGTGAGAAGTTTTTCACTAAGCAGGAAACGCCTCAAAAAGGACGTCAATTCTCACAAGGAAATCATCCTAACGCCAATAAGACAAGTTCGCCCCCTATGTTTGCCAGAAAGCAGCAAGGAGAATCAAGGATCCAACCGACTGCAGCTCCACCGCAACAACGTAACGTATCAGGACCATCTACCACTCTTTATAAGCAAGCTTCAATGCAGAAAGAATATACCGTGTGGAACAGGATCAAACTTCAGAACTCTCCATTTCCACGTTACAGGCATGTTGCTTCTGCATACGCTACAGACAAAAACCAAATATATGTTATCGGGGGACTTCACGATCAATCTGTGTATGGCGATACATGGATACTATCGGCCTTTGACGATGCCACCAAGTTTTCAACTACTACGATAGACATAAGTGAGACCACACCGCCACCAAGAGTAGGTCATGCCGCCGTCTTGTGTGGTAATGCTTTTGTTGTGTTTGGTGGTGACACGCATAAAGTCAACAGGGAAGGTCTAATGGATGACGATATATACCTTTTAAATGTCAATTCCTATAAATGGACAGTCCCAGCCCCGGTCGGACCACGTCCTTTGGGAAGGTATGGTCATAAGATTTCTATTATTGCAACAACCCAAATGAAGACAAAACTATACGTATTTGGTGGCCAGTTTGACGATACTTATTTCAATGACCTCGCAGTTTATgatttgtcttcttttagAAGGCCCGATTCACATTGGGATTTCTTGAAACCCAAGACCTTTACTCCACCGCCTATGACGAATTTCACGATGATATCATATGATTCGAAACTATGGGTATTTGGTGGTGACACATTGGAAGGTTTAATAAACGATGTATTTATGTACGACCCAGCAAAGAATGACTGGTCTACGATTGAGACGAGCGGTGAAAAGCCTCCTCCTGTCCAAGAACATGCTACTGTAGTTTACAATGACCTGATGTGTGTGGTGGGTGGGAAAGATGAGCATGATGCCTATTTAAACTCcgtttattttttaaatttgaaaacccATAAATGGTTTAAATTACCTACATATGCTGCTGGAATTCCGCAAGGTCGCTCCGGTCATTCATTGacgcttttgaaaaacgatAAGGTGTTGATTATGGGAGGCGATAAATTTGACTATGCTAGGGCCGAAGAATCCGATTTACATACTTCCGATTTTGATATGCAAAGAGGCACGATTATTTACACCCTAGACCTGACACGCATAAAAGACCTTTGCCCGGGCGTAATGGATGTTTTAAACGAGACCACCGTCAACAGAAATAATAGTCTCGAATTGACAACGCCGGTGACCCCAACATCTCATCAAAATAGAAATTTAAATATGGTAAGTTCAGCTGCACAGTCATCCTCCGCTCCATCGCCTGCAATGAGAACTCCTTTAGATACCGATGACGTTAATAGAGGAATACACAATCGAGGTATTTCTGCGGAGTCTCAGAGTCAAAGGCCTCAGGTAAACTCTGAATATCATCCAATTGGGGAAGCAAACATTTTGACTCCGTACGTTCCTCCAGAGAACTCGCAAACACCCGTCATGAAAACAACCTCGAGTAAACCCTTTGAGACACCGATTATCGAGAAAACGCCTGACATATCTGAGCCCATTGAACCGACAAATGGACATCAGCGAACTATATCTTCAAACTATCGAAATAACCTCACTCCTTCAACACAAATTAAAACCAGCTCTTCCCCAGTAGTAGAGACACTGTTAAGCAGCAATACTAAAACGCTTCAGAATAGTTATACAGAAGAGACAGAAATTCATGCTGATAATGCTAGTCTAATAGATTCTACGCTACCTTCCGAGCAACAGATAAATGGAAACAATCTGCGGGCGTTAGTGACGGGAAAGACAGAAGACGCAGCTAATGTTGTTGCggatgacgatgatgaaattgGTGTAGCCCAAATGGCTAGTTCGCCATCAAAAGATCAGTTTAAAATAAATCATTACAATGAATCTTTGGAATTATCGAAAAATGATACTAAGATCGATAAATTATCTGAACCCGTGGATATcatgataaagaaaagcgATAATGTCGAATACGATAGCGAAGCTGCTAACCGTGATATCGAGACTGACCATCATGACATCGAGACAAGTAGAAAAAGAGACGTAGTGGCCCTAATTACTGAGGCTTCCTCTAATgttaaaattgaaaaatcgaaaaattcTATAGAGGCAACAAAAATTCCTGAGAGTAAAGAAAATGCGCCTGAAGTTGTCGATAGAGCGCTATTTGAAAGATTAAGATCTGAATTACAAACTTTGAACAATATAACACATGAAAAGGCACTGGAAGCCGGGACTCACATAAAGGAATTGGAAACGGAGCTATGGCGACTAAAATCTCAAAATAGCACTGGGGTGTCTAAAGAAATAGATGAGCTGGATTCCGTTAGACTACAATCGAAGTGTGAACTATTGGAGGCAGATAACCATTCTTTGGAAGACAAAGTTAATGAGTTGGAAGCTTTGATAAATAGCAAATTTTTAGACATGGAAAATCTAAatgaaattcttcaatttcaaaatgaaagaatcaAATTGCTGGAACTAGAACCGAATCACAAGGAGAAGCTAGAAAAATTACAGATAGAATACGAAAATTTGAGGAGAGAAAATGAACGTCTGAAAAATGAGAGTAAGCAACataatgaagatattaTTAAACAGGTTACAAGTTATTCTTCGCAACTAGCTTTATTAATTAATCATTGGAAAGAGAACAAAGTTAACTCTTCATTcctttcatcatcttcttcattgttATCCGTATCGTCTAACCAAGAGGAAAACGGTGAAAAATCTATAAAGAATGAGGGCGAACCCTACAGTGATCAaaatcgtcatcatcgtgTAGTAATTAGCAAACTAACAAACAGGTTGGATGATCTGTTAGAAAAAAGTCAAGAGCTGACCGTATCGAAAGAAAAGCTATCCTCTGAATATCATGCTTTAAAGATGGAGCACAGCTCACTGAGCCAAGATGTATTGgtgaaggaaaatgaaatcaaaaagataCAAAACGATTATAGAGAAAGCATTAGCTCGGTTAATAATGCAAGTAAGGCTTTAGTAGTCTCACAAAGAGAATTAGAAAAGTATAAAAgcttgaacaagaaattaaTTGACGAATTGGATGAGTTGAAATTCAAGCACGGCCATGGTAATCGAAATTCTGAGGATGGTTTCGAAAGTACCAACGAGGGTTCTAACGATGCCagtaacaataacaatatcaGGGAGAATCAATTTAACATCAAGATAAATGATTTGAAGGCCGAGCTTTTCATCACAAATCAAGAAAGAGATAACTTGAAGAGTGAAGTACTTGagctgaagaagaggttACTCAATTTAGAAAACGGTACTAATGACGTTAACGAGAACGATGGCAGTAATTTGCtttaa
- the REC104 gene encoding Rec104p — MSTNKEEEHQIVCTQDFLRQYYVSESVSIQFGLNNKTIRTINEEEFNNAAMCIMTRTNYPESTLKRSASTYLLNSYHKKPATLSLPFVFGDTINLSEAMEDNNENNLLYSDTLYGDDSLTQRGDQVVYKIDTQEEDFSFTLLQSEANETRPLSSSSTPQILQSDYSVVMQEGQTSNGSIFQFSSP; from the coding sequence ATGTCTACGaacaaggaagaagaacatCAGATTGTTTGCACACAGGACTTTCTTCGACAATATTACGTATCTGAAAGTGTAAGTATTCAGTTTGGATTAAACAACAAGACTATTCGAACGataaatgaagaagaatttaaTAATGCAGCAATGTGCATCATGACACGTACGAACTATCCTGAATCAACTTTAAAACGGTCAGCTTCAACTTACCTTTTGAACAGTTATCACAAGAAGCCAGCGACTCTATCTCTTCCTTTTGTCTTTGGCGACACTATAAACCTCTCAGAAGCCATGGAGGATAACAACGAAAATAATCTACTGTACAGCGACACATTATACGGCGACGACTCATTGACACAAAGAGGTGACCAGGTGGTGTATAAAATAGATacacaagaagaagattttagCTTTACATTGTTACAAAGTGAGGCCAATGAAACGAGGCCCCTGTCTTCGTCTAGCACCCCACAAATACTGCAGTCCGATTATTCTGTCGTAATGCAAGAGGGACAGACATCAAATGGAAGCATATTTCAGTTTAGCAGTCCCTGA
- the LIN1 gene encoding U5 snRNP complex subunit LIN1, which produces MEYMQSSNFLKLKRKTNQVVSDEELDDELYNKTKRHRGSEVKMAEYDSDSSVEDSSDDENGEKELNMKANVKNEKESEDMFLSDVDDVGAQGHKKHEKSKIQLLDIAEFRKENLVDLDVTVDNGKVQEEEKIVDIEPFNIDDEVQHGVFDKDGNYIKAEDNADDEPQDNEEWMNDVIDAEQANRLERKQNTRVQNSRHYMVHEALVIFKFFLTDDKETALEALARLNKLRKIAISKKSDSVKYIIHGIELLSDLANILENKGFNGIYEYNRKKIQDAIEEELFDDASAINNQKTKLWSFRWLNKPGQTLGQFTNYEMSYWQNTYFQNNVIVKFREELDQDENWIHVSCLKFM; this is translated from the coding sequence ATGGAATATATGCAAAGCTCgaactttttgaaactaaAAAGGAAGACCAATCAAGTTGTGAGTGATGAAGAACTCGACGATGAGCTTTATaataaaaccaaaagacaTAGAGGTAGTGAGGTAAAAATGGCGGAGTATGATTCAGATTCTAGTGTCGAGGACTCTTCGGATGACGAAAATGGTGAGAAAGAGTTGAATATGAAGGCCAATGTGAAGAATGAGAAAGAAAGTGAAGATATGTTTCTGTCAGATGTTGACGATGTTGGTGCCCAAGGCCATAAGAAGCATGAAAAGTCAAAGATCCAACTTTTGGATATTGCAGAGTTTAGAAAGGAAAATCTGGTTGACCTGGACGTTACGGTTGATAACGGCAAAgtgcaagaagaagaaaaaattgtggATATAGAGCCATTCAATATCGATGATGAAGTGCAACACGGTGTATTTGACAAAGATGGCAATTACATAAAAGCAGAGGACAATGCAGATGATGAACCGCAAGACAACGAAGAATGGATGAACGACGTCATAGATGCAGAACAAGCAAACAGACTTGAaaggaaacaaaatacAAGGGTTCAGAATTCAAGACACTATATGGTACATGAGGCATTAgttattttcaagttttttcttactgatgataaagaaacagcGCTAGAAGCCCTGGCAAGGTTAAACAAACTGCGAAAAATAGCCATCTCCAAAAAGAGTGATTCAGTAAAATACATCATCCACGGGATCGAACTGTTGTCCGACTTGGCCAACATActggaaaataaaggatTCAACGGAATTTACGAATATAATCGTAAGAAAATTCAGGATGCCATTGAAGAGGAGTTGTTCGATGATGCCTCTGCGATAAATAACCAGAAGACAAAACTATGGAGTTTTAGATGGTTGAATAAACCTGGTCAAACTCTCGGACAATTCACGAATTATGAAATGTCGTACTGGCAAAACACCTACTTCCAAAACAACGTCATTGTGAAATTTCGCGAAGAATTGGATCAAGATGAAAACTGGATACATGTATCATGTCTGAAATTTATGTAA